In a genomic window of Coprococcus eutactus:
- the ileS gene encoding isoleucine--tRNA ligase produces MYDKVSTKLEFVNREQKVLDFWKENQVFEKSVEETKDLPTYTFYDGPPTANGKPHIGHVLTRVIKDMIPRYQTMKGHNVVRKAGWDTHGLPVELEVEKLLGIDGKEQIEEYGLEPFIQKCKESVWKYKGMWEEFSGKVGFWADMDNPYVTYHDDFIESEWWALKKIWDQGLLYKGFKIVPYCPRCGTPLSSHEVAQGYKTVKERSAVVRFKVIGEDAYFLAWTTTPWTLPSNVALCVNPDETYVKVKAADGYTYYLAQALADKVLGGLAKEAADDQAAVPAYEVLETYVGKDLEYKEYEPLYECVKPVCEKQHKKGHFITCDTYVTMTDGTGIVHIAPAFGEDDANVGRNYDLPFVQFVDGKGDLTEETPFAGMFVKDADPEVLKDLDARGLLFDAPKFEHEYPHCWRCDTPLIYYARDTWFIKMTAVRDKLVKNNDTVNWIPESIGKGRFGDWLKNVQDWGLSRNRYWGTPLNIWECECGCRHAIGSKEELRSMSDNCPEDIELHRPFIDAVTIKCPECGKQMHRVTEVIDCWFDSGSMPFAQWHYPFENQDIFEKHFPADFISEAVDQTRGWFYSLMAISTLLFDKAPFKNVIVLGHVQDKDGQKMSKSKGNAVDPMDALNKYGADAIRWYFYSNSAPWLPNRFHEDAVVECQRKFMGTLWNTYAFYVLYANIDNFNPLEHELEYDKLSLMDKWLLSKLNSTVKAVDANLGAYKIPETTRVLEEFVDDMSNWYVRRGRERYWAKGMEQDKVNAYMTLYTALVTIAQTVAPMLPFMAEDIYQNLVRNIDKDAPLSVHLCSFPEVDEKMIDPELEVAMDEILKIVVLGRAARNTANIKNRQPIGKMYVKADKKLFGEEKAIIEDELNVKNVEFDDDVSAYTTYSFKPQLRTVGPKYGKHLGKIKEHLSALDGNAAMAELKAEGALKFEADGEEIVLTEADLLIDMAQMDGFVSEADGGVTVVIDTNLSEELLEEGFVREIVSKVQTMRKEAGFEVMDKITVYADGSQKANDIIAANADAIIGDVMATEIITGSVDGYTKEWNINGEKVTLGVKKND; encoded by the coding sequence ATGTACGACAAGGTTTCGACTAAACTGGAATTCGTGAACAGAGAGCAGAAGGTATTGGACTTCTGGAAAGAAAATCAGGTATTTGAGAAGAGTGTTGAAGAGACAAAGGATCTGCCAACATACACATTCTACGATGGCCCTCCAACAGCAAATGGTAAGCCACATATCGGACACGTTCTTACACGTGTAATCAAGGATATGATCCCTAGATATCAGACAATGAAGGGACATAACGTAGTCAGAAAGGCCGGATGGGATACACACGGTCTGCCTGTTGAGCTCGAGGTTGAAAAGCTCTTGGGAATCGACGGTAAGGAGCAGATAGAGGAGTACGGACTGGAGCCATTTATCCAGAAATGTAAGGAGTCCGTATGGAAATATAAAGGCATGTGGGAAGAGTTCTCAGGCAAGGTAGGTTTCTGGGCTGATATGGACAACCCATATGTAACATACCATGATGACTTCATCGAGTCAGAGTGGTGGGCGCTGAAGAAGATCTGGGATCAGGGACTTCTGTACAAGGGCTTCAAGATCGTGCCTTACTGCCCAAGATGTGGTACACCTCTTTCAAGCCATGAGGTTGCACAGGGATATAAGACAGTCAAGGAGCGTTCAGCAGTAGTAAGATTCAAGGTTATTGGAGAGGACGCATATTTCCTCGCATGGACAACAACACCTTGGACACTTCCTTCAAACGTAGCACTCTGTGTAAATCCAGATGAGACATACGTGAAGGTTAAGGCAGCAGACGGCTACACATATTATCTTGCACAGGCGCTTGCAGACAAGGTTCTCGGCGGTCTTGCAAAGGAAGCAGCAGACGATCAGGCAGCAGTTCCTGCATACGAGGTTCTTGAGACATACGTTGGTAAGGATCTTGAGTACAAGGAGTATGAGCCACTCTATGAGTGCGTAAAGCCTGTATGTGAAAAGCAGCACAAGAAGGGTCACTTCATCACATGTGACACTTATGTAACTATGACAGATGGTACCGGTATCGTTCATATCGCACCTGCATTTGGTGAGGACGATGCAAATGTCGGAAGAAACTACGATCTTCCATTTGTACAGTTTGTAGATGGCAAGGGTGACCTCACTGAGGAGACTCCATTTGCCGGAATGTTCGTAAAGGATGCAGACCCTGAGGTACTCAAGGATCTGGACGCAAGGGGACTTCTTTTCGATGCGCCTAAGTTCGAGCATGAGTATCCACACTGCTGGAGATGTGACACACCACTTATCTACTACGCAAGAGATACATGGTTCATCAAGATGACAGCGGTAAGAGACAAGCTGGTTAAGAATAATGACACTGTAAACTGGATCCCGGAGAGCATCGGTAAGGGACGTTTCGGCGACTGGCTGAAGAACGTTCAGGACTGGGGACTTTCAAGAAATCGTTACTGGGGTACTCCGCTGAACATCTGGGAGTGTGAGTGCGGCTGCAGACATGCCATCGGATCAAAGGAAGAGCTCCGCTCAATGAGCGACAACTGCCCTGAGGACATCGAGCTTCACCGTCCGTTTATCGACGCTGTAACCATCAAGTGTCCTGAGTGCGGCAAGCAGATGCACAGAGTTACAGAGGTTATCGACTGCTGGTTCGATTCAGGATCAATGCCATTTGCACAGTGGCACTATCCATTTGAGAATCAGGATATATTTGAGAAGCACTTCCCTGCTGACTTCATCAGTGAGGCTGTTGACCAGACAAGAGGATGGTTCTACTCACTTATGGCGATCTCAACACTGCTGTTCGACAAGGCGCCGTTTAAGAACGTAATCGTTCTCGGACATGTCCAGGATAAGGACGGACAGAAGATGAGTAAGTCCAAGGGAAATGCGGTAGATCCTATGGATGCTCTGAACAAATATGGTGCAGATGCCATCAGATGGTACTTCTACAGCAATTCAGCACCATGGCTTCCTAACAGATTCCATGAGGATGCGGTTGTTGAGTGTCAGAGAAAGTTCATGGGTACACTGTGGAACACATATGCGTTCTATGTACTCTATGCAAATATAGACAACTTCAATCCACTTGAGCATGAGCTAGAGTACGACAAGCTGTCACTTATGGATAAGTGGCTTCTGTCCAAGCTGAACTCAACAGTCAAGGCAGTTGACGCAAACCTTGGCGCATACAAGATCCCTGAGACAACAAGAGTTCTCGAGGAGTTTGTGGATGACATGAGTAACTGGTATGTCCGTCGTGGCCGTGAGAGATACTGGGCAAAGGGCATGGAGCAGGACAAGGTAAATGCTTACATGACACTTTACACAGCGCTCGTTACTATAGCACAGACAGTAGCTCCTATGCTCCCATTCATGGCAGAGGATATTTACCAGAATCTGGTTAGAAATATAGACAAGGATGCACCTCTCTCAGTTCATCTGTGCTCATTCCCTGAGGTGGATGAGAAGATGATCGATCCAGAGCTCGAGGTAGCTATGGACGAGATCCTGAAGATCGTAGTTCTGGGACGTGCAGCAAGAAATACAGCAAATATCAAGAACAGACAGCCAATCGGCAAGATGTATGTCAAGGCTGACAAGAAGCTTTTCGGTGAGGAGAAGGCAATCATCGAGGATGAGCTGAACGTGAAGAATGTTGAGTTCGATGATGATGTAAGCGCTTACACAACATACAGCTTCAAGCCACAGCTTCGTACAGTCGGACCTAAGTACGGTAAGCACCTTGGTAAGATCAAGGAGCATCTGTCAGCACTGGATGGCAACGCAGCCATGGCAGAGCTCAAGGCAGAGGGCGCTCTGAAGTTTGAGGCAGACGGAGAGGAGATCGTACTCACTGAGGCTGATCTTCTGATCGACATGGCTCAGATGGACGGTTTCGTATCTGAGGCAGACGGCGGTGTGACAGTAGTTATCGACACAAATCTGTCAGAGGAGCTTCTTGAGGAAGGATTTGTCCGTGAGATAGTATCCAAGGTTCAGACTATGAGAAAAGAGGCTGGATTCGAGGTTATGGACAAGATCACTGTATACGCTGACGGAAGCCAGAAGGCAAATGACATCATCGCAGCAAATGCGGATGCCATCATCGGCGACGTTATGGCAACAGAGATCATAACCGGCTCGGTTGACGGATACACCAAAGAGTGGAACATCAACGGTGAGAAGGTAACTCTTGGAGTGAAGAAGAACGACTAA
- a CDS encoding metallophosphoesterase — MIAIFIAPFYIALNIYLFWRIKGWVQAYFPKLKGKKGWIVPIVLYAFLASALVIAFFLPQGRFKRGMKLVGNYWLGVLLYMIFFIVIAELGRFLLLHVFRVSKDKICVPRVRRIVGCVCATLIMCISFWGVVNARLVRVTPYDVTINKEARDENGQKMDSMKIVLVADLHLGYNLGVRQVQRIVNSINKQDADLVLIAGDIFDNEWEAVDQPEELEKILRGIKSKYGVYACYGNHDIQEQVLAGFTFGGQKEKTSSSEMDEFMEKAGITLLRDEGVLINDSIYIYGRRDAHRPGNGVTDRESADEITKNVDKSKPIIVLDHEPKELEALSSAGVDMDLCGHTHDGQMFPGNILVAMMWENSCGYLNVDGMHNIVTSGVGVFGPDMRVGTKAEICPITVNFK; from the coding sequence ATGATAGCAATTTTCATTGCACCTTTTTACATAGCGTTAAATATATATTTGTTCTGGAGAATAAAGGGCTGGGTACAGGCATATTTCCCGAAACTCAAAGGCAAGAAGGGCTGGATAGTCCCGATAGTGCTATATGCATTTCTGGCGTCGGCGCTGGTGATCGCATTCTTCCTGCCACAGGGAAGGTTCAAACGTGGCATGAAGCTGGTGGGAAATTACTGGCTGGGTGTTCTGCTTTATATGATATTCTTCATAGTGATAGCCGAGCTTGGAAGATTCCTACTGCTTCATGTATTCAGAGTGAGCAAAGATAAGATATGTGTGCCGCGGGTTCGCAGGATAGTAGGCTGTGTGTGCGCAACACTTATCATGTGTATATCATTCTGGGGAGTGGTAAATGCGAGACTTGTGCGGGTGACGCCTTATGATGTGACCATCAATAAGGAAGCACGGGATGAGAATGGTCAGAAGATGGATTCCATGAAGATAGTGCTGGTTGCAGATCTTCATCTTGGATACAACTTAGGCGTCAGGCAGGTTCAAAGAATAGTGAATTCCATAAATAAGCAGGACGCAGATCTGGTGCTGATAGCGGGTGATATATTTGACAACGAATGGGAAGCCGTTGACCAGCCGGAGGAGCTTGAGAAAATACTCCGGGGGATCAAATCAAAGTATGGAGTGTATGCATGCTATGGTAACCACGACATACAGGAGCAGGTGCTTGCCGGATTTACATTTGGCGGACAGAAGGAGAAGACCAGTAGCTCTGAGATGGACGAGTTTATGGAGAAGGCGGGAATCACACTTCTTCGCGACGAGGGAGTGCTGATAAACGATTCCATATACATCTATGGCCGCCGCGATGCCCACAGACCGGGAAATGGAGTCACAGACAGAGAATCCGCAGACGAGATCACGAAAAATGTGGACAAATCAAAACCTATCATAGTTCTCGATCACGAACCAAAGGAGCTGGAGGCGCTGTCGTCGGCAGGTGTGGATATGGATCTGTGTGGACACACCCATGACGGACAAATGTTCCCAGGCAACATACTTGTGGCGATGATGTGGGAAAATTCCTGCGGTTACCTGAATGTTGACGGTATGCATAACATAGTGACATCCGGAGTCGGCGTGTTTGGCCCCGATATGCGGGTAGGAACCAAGGCGGAGATATGCCCGATAACGGTGAATTTTAAATGA
- a CDS encoding alanine/glycine:cation symporter family protein: MEKLNEIVSAVDGFVWGPVMLVLLVGTGIFLTIRTGFLPWRNLGYALKSTLSKEARTKSRGTGDVSPFSALTTALAATIGTGNIVGVATAMVSGGPGALVWMWISAAFGLTSKFSECMLAIKYREVNAKGEMSGGPMYTMKKAFKHKKFGAVLGWLFALFAVIASFGIGNMTQANSISESLSSTFSVPTYVTGIILTVFALLIIVGGIKTISKVSSVVVPLMAIFYVVAGLIVIIVNIQNLPAGVAMIFKMAFSVKAVGGGLCGTITAAMMNAMRFGVARGVFSNEAGMGSAAITAAAATTDNPVRQGYINMTGTFWDTIVVCTITGLCIASSGVLGITENSTKGSYQVSGTAVTVEAVDSDNKTTTTDYTYEFTDDQLILTDTSNSSNTLTLSVLPSDELNKDENTKLASELVVEESQAVIGSLTGTWTDVAGNHYTFAEDGTFACSTVIKGAALTILSFGSALGKVGGWLVTIGIVLFAFSTILGWEYHGEKAFEYLFKSHKYNMIYRIVFSLVVYVGATISLDLVWNFSDIANALMAIPNLICLLALSGEIAKDMKEFQVVIKAEKASK, translated from the coding sequence ATGGAAAAGTTAAATGAGATCGTGTCGGCGGTGGATGGATTTGTCTGGGGACCGGTCATGCTGGTGCTTCTGGTTGGAACTGGAATATTTCTGACGATCAGAACAGGATTTCTTCCTTGGAGGAACCTCGGCTATGCGTTGAAGAGTACACTTAGCAAGGAGGCAAGGACAAAGAGCAGAGGAACCGGAGACGTGTCACCATTTTCGGCACTGACCACTGCGCTTGCTGCAACCATAGGAACGGGAAATATCGTTGGTGTTGCAACGGCCATGGTATCGGGAGGTCCGGGAGCACTGGTGTGGATGTGGATATCCGCGGCATTTGGACTGACATCCAAGTTCTCAGAGTGTATGCTTGCTATCAAGTACCGTGAGGTGAATGCCAAGGGCGAGATGAGCGGCGGTCCTATGTACACTATGAAGAAAGCATTTAAGCATAAGAAGTTCGGCGCAGTGCTGGGCTGGCTGTTCGCACTCTTTGCAGTCATCGCTTCATTTGGAATAGGAAATATGACACAGGCCAATTCCATATCCGAATCTCTTAGCAGCACATTCAGCGTGCCTACATATGTGACAGGAATCATACTTACGGTTTTTGCCCTTCTTATAATAGTTGGAGGAATCAAGACCATATCTAAGGTGTCATCAGTTGTTGTTCCTTTGATGGCGATATTCTATGTTGTAGCCGGACTTATTGTAATAATCGTCAATATCCAGAATCTTCCTGCAGGAGTTGCCATGATATTCAAGATGGCATTCTCAGTCAAGGCAGTCGGTGGTGGTCTGTGTGGTACGATCACAGCAGCTATGATGAACGCCATGAGATTCGGTGTTGCCAGAGGAGTATTCTCAAATGAAGCCGGAATGGGCTCGGCGGCCATCACAGCGGCAGCTGCCACAACAGACAATCCTGTCCGTCAGGGTTACATCAATATGACAGGTACATTCTGGGATACTATAGTAGTCTGCACCATCACAGGTCTCTGTATTGCATCATCGGGTGTGCTTGGAATCACGGAGAACAGTACAAAGGGCAGCTATCAGGTGAGCGGAACGGCGGTTACTGTGGAGGCTGTTGATTCTGATAACAAGACTACCACGACGGATTATACATATGAATTCACAGATGACCAGCTCATTCTGACAGATACATCCAATTCGTCAAATACCCTGACGCTTTCAGTTCTTCCATCCGACGAACTCAACAAGGATGAGAATACAAAGCTTGCAAGTGAGCTTGTGGTGGAGGAGAGTCAGGCGGTCATAGGAAGTCTTACCGGTACATGGACTGATGTAGCCGGAAACCATTATACATTTGCTGAGGATGGAACATTTGCCTGCTCAACTGTTATAAAAGGTGCGGCTCTCACGATCCTGTCATTTGGCTCTGCACTTGGCAAGGTGGGAGGCTGGCTCGTAACTATAGGAATTGTGCTCTTCGCATTCTCCACGATCCTTGGATGGGAGTATCACGGAGAGAAGGCGTTCGAGTACCTGTTCAAGTCGCACAAGTACAATATGATATACAGGATAGTGTTCTCGCTCGTTGTATACGTAGGCGCGACGATATCACTGGATCTTGTATGGAACTTCTCAGATATAGCGAATGCGCTCATGGCGATTCCGAACCTTATCTGTCTGCTGGCATTAAGCGGAGAGATCGCAAAGGATATGAAGGAATTCCAGGTGGTTATCAAGGCAGAGAAAGCATCAAAGTAG
- the dnaK gene encoding molecular chaperone DnaK, whose product MSRVIGIDLGTTNSCVAVLEGDQPTVIPNSEGGRTTPSIVAITKNGERLVGEAARRQMTVNVDRTITSIKRAMGTTYRKRIDGKDYSTQEISAIILAKLKSDAESYLGGPVSDAVITVPAYFDDSQRQATKDAGRIAGLNVLRIINEPTSAALAYGLDNGQAQKILVYDLGGGTFDVSVIEIGDSVIEVLATAGDNHLGGDDFDERLQDYVIKTFKKETKVNLAKDITASQRVREACENAKKELSFAQTAHINLPFISTVKNQPVHLDMTITREQFNELTYDLVERTAGPVNQALSDAGITRNQIDKVLLVGGSTRIPAVVDKVRAITGREPSKNMNPDECVAMGAAVQGSKLSGELTVSNKVNDILLMDVTPLSLSIETLGGVANVIISRNSAIPTRASKIFTTAGNFQRDVEIKVYQGERHFTRDNKLLGNFRLSGIKRAMAGVPQIEVTFDMDANGILKVSAKDLGRGVEQQIVITSSTNLSEEEIRRAREDAKKYEDDVAGAREFKDIMNEAEAYVYKVENLLETKGVQLDKKEMKRIKSDCEYLRKLVTRTDMNHVDDVEMGRMKEAYRQLQESAEKLETM is encoded by the coding sequence ATGAGCAGAGTAATAGGAATAGATCTGGGAACAACAAACAGCTGTGTGGCAGTGCTTGAGGGCGATCAGCCAACCGTCATACCGAATTCGGAGGGTGGCAGGACCACACCTTCCATAGTAGCCATCACGAAGAATGGCGAGAGACTGGTGGGTGAGGCTGCCAGGAGACAGATGACTGTGAATGTGGACAGAACTATCACATCCATCAAGAGAGCGATGGGAACAACATACAGAAAGAGGATAGACGGCAAGGATTATTCAACGCAGGAGATATCGGCCATCATACTTGCAAAGCTGAAGAGCGATGCTGAGAGCTATCTGGGCGGACCGGTATCTGATGCAGTCATAACAGTCCCGGCTTATTTTGACGACAGCCAGAGGCAGGCGACCAAGGATGCCGGAAGAATAGCGGGGCTGAATGTGCTCCGAATCATAAATGAGCCTACATCGGCGGCTCTTGCCTATGGCCTGGACAATGGTCAGGCGCAGAAGATACTTGTGTACGATCTTGGTGGAGGAACGTTTGACGTGTCTGTTATAGAGATAGGGGACAGCGTCATAGAGGTTCTTGCCACCGCGGGAGACAATCATCTGGGCGGAGATGATTTTGATGAGAGGCTGCAGGACTACGTCATCAAGACCTTTAAAAAGGAGACAAAGGTCAATCTGGCGAAGGATATCACGGCATCCCAGAGAGTGAGGGAGGCTTGTGAGAATGCCAAGAAGGAGCTCTCATTCGCGCAGACTGCACACATCAATCTGCCATTTATATCGACGGTGAAGAATCAGCCGGTGCATCTAGACATGACGATAACCAGGGAGCAGTTCAACGAGCTCACCTATGATCTGGTGGAGAGAACGGCGGGACCCGTGAATCAGGCGCTGTCCGATGCGGGCATAACGAGAAATCAGATAGATAAAGTGCTGCTGGTGGGTGGCTCCACCCGTATACCGGCGGTTGTGGATAAGGTTCGTGCCATAACCGGCAGGGAGCCATCCAAGAATATGAACCCGGACGAGTGCGTTGCCATGGGTGCGGCGGTTCAGGGAAGCAAGCTCAGCGGCGAGCTCACCGTGTCGAACAAGGTGAACGATATTCTCCTCATGGACGTGACGCCTCTCTCGCTGTCCATCGAGACCCTTGGAGGCGTGGCAAATGTCATCATTTCGAGAAATTCAGCCATTCCGACCAGGGCATCAAAGATATTTACCACGGCGGGCAATTTCCAAAGGGATGTCGAGATCAAGGTATACCAGGGCGAGAGGCATTTCACAAGGGACAACAAGCTGCTAGGCAACTTCAGACTCAGCGGTATCAAGAGAGCCATGGCGGGCGTTCCTCAGATCGAGGTCACATTTGACATGGATGCAAATGGTATTCTCAAGGTCTCAGCTAAGGATCTGGGCAGGGGCGTGGAACAGCAGATAGTGATCACATCCAGCACCAACCTTTCGGAGGAGGAGATCCGCAGAGCCAGGGAGGATGCGAAGAAGTACGAGGATGATGTGGCTGGAGCCAGAGAGTTCAAAGACATTATGAACGAGGCCGAGGCGTATGTATATAAGGTAGAGAATCTTCTTGAGACCAAGGGCGTACAGCTCGACAAGAAGGAGATGAAGCGGATCAAGAGCGACTGCGAGTATCTGAGGAAGCTTGTGACACGAACAGACATGAATCATGTAGATGACGTGGAGATGGGCAGGATGAAGGAAGCCTACAGACAGCTCCAGGAATCCGCAGAGAAACTGGAGACAATGTAG
- a CDS encoding DUF5685 family protein: MFGYIVVNQPELKMKEYDEYRKYYCGLCKSLKDRYGARGQISLSYDMTFLVLLLTGLYEPEKFSGSRRCIAHPASKHTYVQNEYTDYVADMNVILTYYKCIDDWDDEHMFTRKLYADVLLAGKNGRRLKEDYPQKIRSIVENLKAISELEDAGSDDMDALSGHFGNIMAEICAPAHDEWESYLRTIGYYLGKFVYIMDAYDDIEKDIGAGNYNPFVCRLAHELDVDVQSVGVDSPIEPGKWQELAEWTKDVLMMMVAPLAKEYEMLPIIENVGILRNIIYSGIWEAYYATTNRRCGCAEDKNTDGENADK; the protein is encoded by the coding sequence ATGTTTGGATATATAGTGGTGAACCAGCCTGAGCTTAAGATGAAAGAATATGATGAATACCGTAAGTATTATTGCGGCCTGTGCAAATCGCTGAAGGACAGATATGGTGCCAGAGGACAGATCAGCCTCAGCTACGACATGACATTTCTGGTACTTCTTCTGACAGGGCTATATGAACCGGAGAAGTTTTCGGGCAGCCGAAGGTGCATCGCACACCCGGCATCAAAGCATACTTATGTACAGAATGAGTACACAGACTATGTTGCTGACATGAACGTGATCCTTACCTATTATAAATGTATAGATGACTGGGACGATGAGCATATGTTTACCCGGAAGCTTTATGCAGATGTGCTGCTCGCCGGGAAAAATGGCAGGAGACTCAAGGAAGATTATCCACAGAAGATTCGCAGCATAGTGGAGAACCTCAAGGCGATAAGCGAGCTGGAGGATGCGGGATCAGACGATATGGATGCATTGTCGGGGCATTTTGGCAATATCATGGCAGAGATCTGTGCACCGGCTCATGACGAGTGGGAATCTTATCTCAGGACGATAGGCTATTATCTGGGCAAATTTGTCTACATAATGGATGCATATGACGATATAGAAAAGGATATAGGAGCAGGAAATTACAATCCGTTTGTATGCAGACTTGCACATGAGCTGGATGTTGATGTACAATCAGTGGGTGTGGATTCGCCCATAGAACCGGGCAAATGGCAGGAGCTTGCAGAGTGGACGAAGGACGTTCTGATGATGATGGTGGCTCCGCTTGCAAAGGAGTATGAGATGCTCCCTATTATTGAGAATGTAGGAATACTCAGGAATATAATATACTCAGGAATATGGGAAGCGTATTATGCAACTACGAACAGAAGATGTGGATGCGCAGAAGATAAAAATACAGATGGTGAAAATGCAGATAAATAA
- a CDS encoding J domain-containing protein: protein MIIALGLVKDDYKWFGEKDREQIMKDPYEVLELKRGASEEEVKKAYRRLSRKYHPDANINNPHKDEAEEKFKEIQQAYKSIVSGEADRASYGGAGGYGTGSSQGYGGGYGSGRSYGGSSYGGSSGGYGQYDDPFGGFGGFGPFGFGGYQRQNDYDPNDKDSRYFQAAKNYMNSGSYEEAKNVLNQIDNHDARWHYYSGVCNAGLGNQIRAMEMIKRAMELDPGNQEYRQAYEAIKSGRQWYMDRGAGYGMDMPTGGKFCNNLCTICTLMSCCVSGMPCVCCMPGGYGRS from the coding sequence TTGATTATAGCACTAGGCCTAGTCAAAGACGATTATAAATGGTTTGGTGAAAAGGATAGGGAACAGATTATGAAGGATCCTTACGAGGTACTGGAACTCAAAAGAGGTGCCAGCGAAGAAGAAGTGAAAAAAGCATATAGAAGGCTGAGCCGCAAGTATCATCCGGATGCAAATATCAACAATCCCCACAAGGATGAGGCTGAGGAAAAGTTCAAGGAGATACAGCAGGCGTACAAGTCCATTGTGAGTGGTGAGGCCGACCGTGCAAGTTACGGTGGTGCTGGTGGATATGGAACCGGAAGCTCGCAGGGCTACGGCGGCGGTTATGGATCTGGTAGATCTTATGGTGGGAGCTCTTATGGCGGTTCGTCAGGAGGCTACGGACAGTATGATGATCCATTTGGCGGTTTTGGAGGATTTGGCCCATTTGGCTTTGGAGGATATCAGAGACAGAATGACTACGATCCAAATGATAAGGATTCCAGATATTTTCAGGCTGCGAAGAACTACATGAACAGCGGAAGCTATGAGGAGGCGAAGAACGTCCTCAATCAGATAGATAACCACGATGCCAGATGGCATTATTACAGTGGTGTGTGCAACGCCGGACTTGGCAATCAGATAAGGGCCATGGAGATGATAAAGCGCGCCATGGAGCTTGACCCGGGCAATCAGGAGTACCGACAGGCATATGAGGCCATCAAGAGCGGACGCCAGTGGTACATGGACAGAGGTGCCGGATATGGAATGGATATGCCGACCGGCGGAAAGTTCTGCAACAACCTTTGTACTATATGTACCCTCATGTCATGTTGTGTAAGCGGTATGCCTTGTGTGTGCTGCATGCCTGGTGGATACGGTAGAAGTTAG